The window TAAGAGTTGGTTCCTACCCTATTAAACTTGTAGGTGGAGGTTTGGTCCAGAAATTAATTTATTATACTCCGTATATCTTAATTTTGCCAAAGTTATATAGTCAATTAATAAGGTTTCAACAGTTTCCGCAACTAGTTAGAATTGTATATACCTTTTTAACAACTTCTCTACAAACCAAAGGGCAAATGACCCAAAAGGGTAATATAAGTGTCCAAAATTACCAATCTAAGGTAATATGACTTTCCGTGATGCCAGCATCATATATTTTAATTCATTCCCaaaaagaattattattttaaaaagtgTCAAATTTGGGTAATATTGTCAACTTATTAACGAAAGTTAGTCAAATTCGTTACACAGTTGgtctttgaaataaataaatagagttaaaaaaaattaataaatatttaaaaaaataaaagtaaaaaataataaaataaataaataataaactaataaaaagtaggaaaaaaataataaaatgtaaaaattataaaaataagtaaGAAAATAAGTTAAAAATAAGGATACTGAAATGatcattttttataatttttttatttatacttttattattattactatcatttactTTAGTGACCAATCGTGTAACGAAATTTGAGAACACTCAACGAAATTTAACTAACTTTCGTTAATAATTTGACAATATTACCTCAATTTCACACTTTTTAAAATAATAATCCTTTTTAGGAATGAATTAAAATATACGATCCTTATAGGGCATCAGGGAAAGTCATATTACCTTGATTGGTAATATTGGACACTTATGTTACCatttcgggccatttgccctaaACTAAATCATAGATAGATAGCCGTTATCTACTTCAGGAATACGTGTGTCGTTCGTGGCCCAATTCTATTACAAATTTGGGGACCCTTCAGGAAATTAATTAATCCAAACTGGTCCAATATTGTATTAAAAAAGAGGCTGCTATGTGAACATAGGATTTCCATAGCTATAAAGTGATCTATGAACTACGTAGGGGCCCAGCTAATTCAACAATGAATTTGTGAAAGCATCTATATGACTAAGTCTTAGTAATTTCACGTTACTTTTATATCTGAGAGATAACCTCATGTAGTAGTAGAAGTTATCAAGAGCATTTCACAAAACGTTGTGTTGGGCTGCGAACTAACTTCACTATGGACCTACCAACTCCtgccaaaagtctttaaaaacaacCCGAATGACCCACTTTTGTATAACTTTGGGCTGTGTTTGGCTACGAATAAGAAACCAACCCAGCCATATTGGGTTGGATGCTGGGTAACAAGTTACAGCCATTATGGTTGTTTCCACCTTTTTCATGATATACACAAAGTTATTGTCTGAATTTTTGAATTACAGTAGTAAAATATAATTTTGATACAGAAACTTAAAAtataatcataattaaaattatctaGTTAATATAAATTTAACTTTTGATACTTGAAAaagctaatgataatcgaattttaatatatttatatatatttagattattattaataataatgttttttTACAATGTTGTTAAAGCTTAAGAAAATAGAAACAGCCAAAAAGAGAGATAATTAATGGGTCATTCCAACCTGgccaactcatttgacccattttattaTAATTTCAAGTGTTAATATGAACCTGTTACCCTACTAGATGTACTActatacctggcaattgagactcacacactcaaattcgggtcaaatgggtcaagctttcgggtcaattgggtcttgagaaaaattagacctaacaatgtaaatcaaaacttaaaaaaagatTCAAATGGGTTTCTCTCCAACCTATTGAATCCTATACAAAAAAAATTAAGAAACGGGTCTAATGGGTATCAACACTCAAAGATCAACAAAATATAAATAGGTCTAATGGGTTTtgtaaatgggtcaaatgggtcgagcatAAAAACTTTCATCCGTCAAAAATTTATGAAAGCATTCatggttatatcatttattatgtatattatagtttcgtatgtatatataataaataataataactaatataatgTAATAAATGTCAAAAAAGCGAGgtaacccatttgacccaattGACCTGTGACCCgtcgacccgttacccaaaccgacccaacctgacccattttgaCCTGTTTATAAAATTGACCCgtttgacctatgacccatttcaactcaaaaccattttgacccgttacccaaaccgaccccaCCATAGATCTACCCAACCGGTTTTTTGATCTGATGTATGTGAATGTGATTATAGTTATACATGTATGTGAATATGATTAAAGTTATACATGACacaataataaagaaaataaaaccATCTGACACAAAGAGTGATGTTTCCACCGGAGCCAAAAACTAACACACACCAGGGATGATCATTATTCTTCTTTAGCAACAAAAAGATCATGATAGAAACGCAAGATGAAAAACATGATATGACCATTGCATCACTTATCTTTGCAACTGACAATTCTAGGCTAATGTGAAGCTAAAGGCATGAACAGAAGTCCTACTATCTAGAGGGTTTTTAGTCAGATTAAAACATATTGGTACTTGATAGCAGTGTTGCAGAACTTGAAATTACTCTGTGAGTACTCAGTATTTGTAAATCGGGGAGTACTCGGCGAGTTCTCAGTCATACTTGGTCAAACTCAATCAAAAAATCGGGATTACTTGGAATTCGGTCAAAACTCGGTAATACTCGAAAAAAAGTCAAAAAtcggtcaaaatcggtcaaagtcaaacttggtcaacatccgagtactctccTAGTTGCCGAGTATTTCAAAAagaatcaaatttcaaaggtttcccCTAAATGATCAAATTCAAGTTGGCATCACAATTTTTGATTATATAACATAATACCTTGGCATATAGGTCAACATAATGGCGGAAAGCAGGATCGTCCAGCAAAGCAATGTCTGTAGGAAGTTTCAAAAGCCCTTCTGATTCCCCTTTCAAAAGCTCCCTGGTTCGATAACATTATTAGTGTTAATTTATTTACATGAAGAAATGTGAAGTaattcttattttagtatgaaGACAAAAAGAAAACAAGGTTTAGAAAATTTACACAAAATATGAGTTATCGAATTTCAGTGGCTCCCTAGTCCAAGGTCCATCAAAGCCTGATCTATCTGCATGTGCTTTTCCCTGCAGCATGAAAAATACATTCAAATTAAGTAAAATTATCAGCATTCTTGCAAGAAAACGAAATGAAATTTAAATCATAAGGTACGAATTGTAAGTGAAGAGTAGTTTGTAGTAATTAAAATCTAACTGGAAAGTTACCAGGGTGTGTCCTCCTGAAAGGGCTACAATATCCTTATCAGATAATCCCATGCGATAAAATATGTCCCTCAAGTGTGGTGCACCTACAATTAGTATTAGTATAAGATTAGTAAaagaaatataattataataaatcttaACATCACACGTCCAACCATTACAAACATATGCATTCTGAGGTGCGCATCAACCAAACAGGTCATGAATTCACATCTCAACTGGCAAAATAAGTGTACAATTTTACATTATAATAAGAATGTCGATGACAAGTTCATGGGTTGACAAGTAAACAATCTGAAAGCAAAAGAACCTCAAAATTGTTAAAATAGTAGAAATTTACTAAGTCTTCTATTGAAAGTGGTCAAGTAGGAGAGTACTTGAGCAAAGATAAGAACAAAGTATTATTTCCTGTAAGGACAATGTCATGGCCAAACAATAGCAGGTAAATGGTAGCAACTTTGTAATGTACAACCATAAAGGAATGAAGGAAACAATCCAAAAAGACAATTGTTCTGCCACAAATGAATACAAACGAACAGATATGTATAGATCATTACCGTATATtttttaaaattcaattttatGGTTATGGTCTAATTTACCCTTATTTCACATTAAGCTGGTTATCTCACCAAATTAGGGGGTGCCCTACTTTGTGATTATAAAAAATGTTAAGGGTTATTCACTTGCTAAAATTAAGGTGGAACTTGTCCTGTTGAAAAGTCTTATATGATGGTATCTGAGTTAGTACATTCTTTAATAACAATCATGTAAGCTTCTCTATTATATGTAATGAAACTGAAATTTTTTAAGTTGATCCAAGAAACACCTTGTAACTATCAATAAGCTATTGAAAATAGACCTCAAATATTAGATAAGAGTGTAAGCTGATGATTAAAACTCAAAAGGATCAATAACCTTTGGTAGCATTTGGGAGTCTGCCTTCCTTGGGAGAGATCGTGGAATCCTAAGAAAAAGATACATGTTAATGAAAATTTAACTTTTTATAAGAAAATATCTCAGTTACATTTTTATACATATATACCTTTGTAAGGACTATTGAGTTTAAACAATTGAGACACATGACAAATCCCTTTAGAAAGAGCTTAAAAAACAAACTTGGGAAAAAATAAACATGTATTCAATCGAGATACCTTTCTACCGGGAACAAAATCAACAGTAGGGCCACCAGTGACCTCTACGGCAACAACACCTGCAAGCTACAAACAGAAAACAGAACGGGGTTAGTTGTCAGTTATGCTTCACGCATCATTTGTTCTTGCATGTATGCTATTATTGATTAAGCTACTGTTTTCAAATCAAGTGTTGCAAACAGAGTACATCATATAGTTAACTCATAAGATATTTATATTCAcaatctaaatttttagaaacaaaGTACTAGAGTGCCATTGAGTTCACCTGATATAGATCTGCATATGTAATTTTTGGATGTTTGGACTTTATTTCTTCTGCAGTTAGAAATAAATACCCATTAGAGTCATATAGAGAAAAAGCTGTTCAGTCAAACCCCAAGGGTGGTTTAGTGGTTGGATGCTTGGAAATCTCCAAAGGAGACCCAGTTTCAATCCCCGCTAGCTACAATTTGGGGCCTACCTTtattgaaaaaatatatatatgaagatgTTCTTTCAAGTTTTTTTAGAGCCAAATAGTAAGTTTAACAGGAAGAATGCCATTAGCATGTTAAATCTACTAGGagtaattaatattaaaagtaaactACAGCAGATATTTCTGTAAAACCCATGTGACACACAAAAAAAAACAAAATGCTTTGTCCGAACTTTTTGGGGCTGTAAGACAACGAGAATACACAGAAACTAAAGGGAATATAACAATCCTAGGAGGGAATACAAAAGACATCCAACAACTTAACCAATATAGCCTTTAAGACAAAAGTAAAAAAGGCACTGCTTATAGAAATGAAAGATGAGTAAGCATATGATGATTCAACTCCAACATTATCATTTCCACTACGTAAACAATTAATATAATCCAAGTCTACCTAAAATTatcaatatcaaattgttgatttagtaACTTTAAGTTCTTTATAGTAAACAGATAGTAAATGAACTCTCTTGTCCACCCATAAAAAGAAGTGGCATATAGAGGCAATGCCATATTTTAAGTTTCGATCTTCCATCGGAAATACTTTAATTAGTGCACATGTTTGACATGAATTTAATTTTGTAACATGAGCTTATATGATATCAAGGTCAACCTAACAACAGAAAGTCAAAGATAGCTCTGGTTATATGATCTCAAGGTCAACCTATCAACAGAAAGTCAAAGACAGCTGGGGTCAAAATCCTAAACTGACTCAAGCCTAATTGCAAACCAAGTTTGAGGCTCATCCAAATTCCAAATATATAACAtcataaatgactttaacagttccTCAAGAAATAAGCCTCACAAATCATTTAGTAGTAGCAGTTAATCCATAATTTACTACTATGTGTGACTCACTATAGGAAACCTTATTGTCAACTTTTTGGGTAAAAGCCTCTCCAAATTAAAAGCACGCAGAGTGGTCAATAAGACATTTAACAGTAGAAATTCACATTAACGATCATTCAAATTAACCAACATCAATTTTCACCTAACTTAATATGCTAAGGAACACTTCTATTAGCTAAAAATTAACTCTCAAATGGAAAATTAGCAATCATATTGCTTAAATCGTGTTCACCACAATCAATTTAGTtctaatatatagatataataactTCAATTTAGACTTGAACAAAGAGATACAAATACAAATAAAATTACCACAGAAATCAATAGCAATTTTTAATCCATTATTAGAACCATGACTATACTCCTCTTCAGTCCTGATTGAACCATTAGGACCACCAGTCTTCGTGTTCACATCATATGTTCCAGCATCATGCCACCTACATCATCAATCACGACTCAATCatcaataacacacacacacacacacatacacacatatataatagTGAAATATGGATAAATCATACGCTAATCGAAGCATGATCGGAGCGCAATTCTTGTTAGAGATAAAGGCACGAAGCTCACGACGAGCTTTTTCAATTTCTTTTAGGTATTCAGTGTCTACAATAGGCATCGCCATTGATAATTGTGAAATTGCACAGTAAGAAGAAGCAGGAGTGTGTGTGTGTGAAGATAAATGGATTAGGCTAAAATTGGGAGCCAACGAGAAAGGTGTGATCGTGCGTGGTCGATTCTTATTGGTAGTTTGTGGTCACGGTAATTGAAAGTCAAAATCAGCCAACGTGGTTTGACCGGTAGCGATTATCTACGGTGCCCATTTGTGATAAAATACACCAGGGAGTATTTAAATACGGTACTTTTTTATTATTTTACTCTTGTCTTTTAATATAAGAATAAGACAACTAAATAAGTACTGAATATGAAGCAAGTTGTTCAAGTTGTTAAAAAGGACAAATTAAAAAATAAATGGTATACGAAGAAAAAAGCGATTCTAACCTTACGATTAAAAGTTCGAATCCTAGGAGAGGCAAACTTGAGGATTTTTCCGAGTTTAGTTCTAATCGGGGGTTTTCCCTTCCTGGTTTCCGGATGGGTTTCCTCCGTAGCGTGTGTGGTAGCTATGGTCGCGAAAGTGATTCAGTGTCGTCTGCGTGATGCCGAAATAACCGTTCCATATAAATAGGCGTAGGTGGCTATGATCGAGAAAGTAGT of the Rutidosis leptorrhynchoides isolate AG116_Rl617_1_P2 chromosome 5, CSIRO_AGI_Rlap_v1, whole genome shotgun sequence genome contains:
- the LOC139850730 gene encoding L-ascorbate peroxidase 3-like: MAMPIVDTEYLKEIEKARRELRAFISNKNCAPIMLRLAWHDAGTYDVNTKTGGPNGSIRTEEEYSHGSNNGLKIAIDFCEEIKSKHPKITYADLYQLAGVVAVEVTGGPTVDFVPGRKDSTISPKEGRLPNATKGAPHLRDIFYRMGLSDKDIVALSGGHTLGKAHADRSGFDGPWTREPLKFDNSYFVELLKGESEGLLKLPTDIALLDDPAFRHYVDLYAKDEDAFFNDYAVSHKKLSELGFSPTSSKKIRDSVVLAQSAVGVVVAAAVVILGYVYEARKRSK